Proteins encoded together in one Deltaproteobacteria bacterium window:
- a CDS encoding saccharopine dehydrogenase NADP-binding domain-containing protein — MKNNEWLIYGAYGYTGKLIVQEAVKRGHKPILAGRSGEKLKLMSDSLGLRMAVVGLNDKDALRKLLSEVKLVFNAAGPFVHTSEPIIQACLEAGTNYMDITGEIPVFQKTFSYDEKAKERGIVLMSGVGFDVVPTDCMARYVSDHVMEAKELELAFSGLGNPSAGTFKTILNVLPEGGFIRRNGKLTPYTLGRGTKKIKFINKTYTAMPIPWGDLETAYRSTGIPNITTYMVYPDYAVPIIRYGTPLIKGIIKMNMIKVLSRKLVDRFISGPDERMLNEGHSYVWAMAKNEKGERKEAWLDTVEGYRFTAIAGVLGIEKVFQLKLKGALTPAMAFGADFVLEVKGTKRYDHL, encoded by the coding sequence ATGAAAAATAATGAATGGTTAATATACGGTGCTTATGGGTATACGGGTAAATTGATTGTTCAGGAAGCTGTTAAAAGAGGACATAAGCCTATACTTGCAGGCCGCTCCGGAGAAAAGCTTAAACTAATGTCGGATTCATTAGGATTGAGAATGGCGGTGGTTGGGCTAAATGACAAAGATGCACTGAGGAAGCTGCTATCAGAAGTAAAGCTTGTTTTTAATGCAGCGGGTCCTTTTGTTCATACTTCAGAACCAATCATACAGGCATGCCTCGAGGCAGGAACAAATTATATGGATATAACAGGCGAAATACCTGTTTTTCAGAAAACCTTTTCTTATGATGAAAAAGCAAAAGAAAGGGGTATAGTTCTTATGTCAGGCGTTGGGTTTGATGTCGTGCCGACGGATTGTATGGCACGGTACGTATCCGATCATGTCATGGAGGCAAAGGAATTAGAGCTTGCTTTCTCAGGGCTTGGCAACCCAAGTGCAGGAACGTTTAAAACCATCCTCAACGTGCTGCCGGAAGGCGGTTTTATAAGAAGGAATGGAAAACTTACTCCCTATACACTCGGCAGGGGGACAAAAAAAATAAAATTCATCAATAAAACTTATACAGCAATGCCTATTCCGTGGGGTGATCTTGAAACAGCCTATCGCTCTACCGGCATACCAAATATTACAACCTATATGGTTTATCCTGATTATGCCGTACCTATCATTCGTTACGGTACACCCCTTATTAAAGGTATTATAAAGATGAACATGATAAAGGTATTGTCACGGAAACTTGTAGATAGGTTTATAAGCGGTCCGGATGAAAGAATGCTTAATGAGGGGCATTCCTATGTATGGGCAATGGCAAAGAATGAAAAAGGGGAGAGAAAAGAGGCATGGCTTGATACGGTTGAAGGCTATAGATTTACTGCTATTGCAGGTGTGCTTGGCATTGAAAAAGTTTTTCAATTAAAACTTAAAGGGGCATTAACACCTGCAATGGCATTTGGAGCTGATTTCGTTTTAGAGGTAAAGGGTACTAAAAGATATGATCATCTATAG
- the rlmB gene encoding 23S rRNA (guanosine(2251)-2'-O)-methyltransferase RlmB yields the protein MADTLYGVNPVIEALKAGKRRAVKLYLSGKRHDKYEDIIRQFSKRLSLPLEIVDKRDLDNIALTQNHQGVAGIFQTYPYSGIKDMLDYAKQKKEKPFLIALDEIQDPQNVGAIIRTASCLGVHGVIITKRHSSYITPAVAKASAGATEYMNISIVPNLRAEIESLKRDNLIAIAMDENGTNNFNDIQSGNGIILAIGSEGNGIRKPVFDVCDYSVSIPLKSPISSLNASVSAGIGMYMLINNYR from the coding sequence ATGGCTGATACATTGTACGGCGTAAACCCTGTCATAGAGGCTTTAAAAGCAGGCAAACGCAGAGCAGTCAAATTATATTTATCAGGTAAAAGGCACGATAAATATGAAGACATTATAAGGCAGTTTTCCAAAAGGCTGTCTCTGCCTTTAGAGATCGTAGATAAACGGGATCTCGACAACATCGCACTAACACAAAACCATCAAGGCGTTGCAGGCATTTTTCAAACATATCCATACTCCGGTATAAAAGATATGCTTGATTATGCAAAACAAAAAAAAGAAAAACCTTTTTTAATAGCGCTGGATGAAATCCAGGACCCGCAGAATGTGGGTGCAATCATAAGGACGGCATCGTGTCTCGGGGTACACGGCGTTATCATAACAAAACGACATTCTTCATACATAACCCCTGCTGTCGCAAAGGCATCGGCCGGTGCTACGGAATATATGAACATATCAATTGTTCCTAACCTTAGGGCGGAGATTGAATCACTAAAAAGGGATAACCTTATTGCAATAGCCATGGATGAAAACGGCACAAACAACTTTAACGATATACAATCCGGTAATGGGATAATCCTGGCTATCGGCAGCGAGGGAAACGGTATAAGGAAACCGGTGTTTGATGTGTGCGATTATTCTGTTTCGATCCCTTTGAAAAGTCCGATAAGTTCATTAAATGCATCCGTTTCAGCAGGCATTGGTATGTACATGCTGATCAATAACTATAGATGA